One window of Arvicola amphibius chromosome 6, mArvAmp1.2, whole genome shotgun sequence genomic DNA carries:
- the LOC119817628 gene encoding cyclin-dependent kinase inhibitor 2A-like isoform X2, with translation MELSADRLARAAAQGREHEVRALLEAGALPNVPNCFGRTPIQVMMMGNAQVARLLLLYGAEPNCEDPATLSRPVHDAAREGFLDTLVVLHQAGARLDVRDAWGRLPIDLALERGHRDVVRYLRAAQNDPQGNGPASLTSAQAPPDQP, from the exons ATGGAGCTCTCGGCAGACAGGCTGGCTAGGGCGGCGGCCCAGGGCCGCGAACACGAGGTTCGGGCTCTGTTGGAAGCAGGGGCCTTGCCCAACGTTCCGAACTGTTTCGGTCGCACCCCGATTCAG GTGATGATGATGGGCAACGCCCAAGTAGCCAGATTGCTGCTGCTCTACGGTGCGGAGCCGAACTGCGAGGATCCAGCCACCCTCTCCCGCCCCGTGCACGATGCAGCGCGGGAGGGCTTCTTGGACACTCTGGTAGTACTGCACCAGGCGGGAGCGCGGCTGGATGTGCGTGACGCCTGGGGTCGCCTGCCGATAGATCTGGCCCTGGAACGGGGTCATCGCGATGTCGTGCGTTATCTGCGTGCAGCTCAGAACGACCCCCAAGGCAACGGGCCAGCAAGCCTAACTTCTGCTCAAGCACCCCCAG ACCAACCCTAA